DNA from Bradyrhizobium japonicum USDA 6:
ATTGCTTCGCTTCGCTCGCAATGACGAACGGAGGCATTTCGTTGTCTCCACGGCATGCTTATATCGGCTTGAGCCGAATGTCATGCTAACGTCGCGGCCATGATGAAGATCGACAAAGCCCCGGTGCCCCTGATCGTTCCGAACCCCGACGACCCGCGCCTGACGGAGCGCGTGACCGGCACCGACCAGACCGGCGCCAAGGTCGAGATCAAGGTGCCGATGGAACGGCCGCTGACGCTCTACCTGAATTCGCAGGAGATCGTCACCATGATGACGATCGGCGACTACCCGGAATATCTGGCGCTGGGCTATCTGCTCAACCAGAACATGCTGAAATATAATGACGAGGTCACCGAGGTCGAATACGACGACGACCTCCAGGTGGTGGTGGTGCGCACCACACATCACACCAATTTCGAAGCCAAGCTGAAGAAGCGCACCCAGACCTCGGGCTGCGCGCAGGGCACCGCGTTCGGCGACCTGTTAGAGGCGGTCGAGAGCGTCGCGCTGCCGAAGGCGGAGCTGCGCACCTCCTGGCTCTACCAGATGACCCAGACCATCAACACCATGCCCTCTCTCTATCTGGAGGCCGGCGCGATCCATGGCTGCGTGCTGTGCCAGGAGGGCGAGCCGCTCTGCTACACCGAGGACGTCGGCCGTCACAACGCCGTCGACAAGATCGCGGGCTGGATGTACCGCCACGGCGTCGATGCCTCCGACAAGATCCTCTACACCACCGGACGGCTGACCTCGGAAATGGTGATCAAGACCGTGCGCATGGGCATTCCGATCCTGGTGTCGCGCTCCGGCTTCACCGCCTGGGGCGTCGATCTCGCCCGCCAGGTCGGACTGACGCTGGTCGGCCGCACGCGCGGAAAGCGCTTCATCGCGCTCGCGGGTGAAGAGCGGATCGTCTACGACCAGAACCTTGCTTACGTCGAGGAGGAATCGGCGAAGCACAAACGCAAGGGTGAAGGTGGTGACGACTGACTTTCCGGCAACGCAGGGCGTGCTGCTCGCAGGCGGCCTCGCGCGGCGCATGGGCGGCGGCGACAAGCCGATGCGGACCATCGGCGGCCGCACCATCCTTGAGCGCGTGATCGCGCGATTGACGCCGCAATGCAGCGGACTGATCCTCAATGCGAACGGCGACCCCGCACGTTTCGCGGCGTTCGGCCTGCCCGTTGTCGCCGATGACGTACCCGGCTTCCCCGGCCCCCTCGCCGGCATTCTCGCCGCGCTCGACTGGACGGCGACGAACCGGCCTGACATCGCATGGGTGCTGAGCGCC
Protein-coding regions in this window:
- the fdhD gene encoding formate dehydrogenase accessory sulfurtransferase FdhD, whose translation is MMKIDKAPVPLIVPNPDDPRLTERVTGTDQTGAKVEIKVPMERPLTLYLNSQEIVTMMTIGDYPEYLALGYLLNQNMLKYNDEVTEVEYDDDLQVVVVRTTHHTNFEAKLKKRTQTSGCAQGTAFGDLLEAVESVALPKAELRTSWLYQMTQTINTMPSLYLEAGAIHGCVLCQEGEPLCYTEDVGRHNAVDKIAGWMYRHGVDASDKILYTTGRLTSEMVIKTVRMGIPILVSRSGFTAWGVDLARQVGLTLVGRTRGKRFIALAGEERIVYDQNLAYVEEESAKHKRKGEGGDD
- the mobA gene encoding molybdenum cofactor guanylyltransferase MobA, producing MKVVTTDFPATQGVLLAGGLARRMGGGDKPMRTIGGRTILERVIARLTPQCSGLILNANGDPARFAAFGLPVVADDVPGFPGPLAGILAALDWTATNRPDIAWVLSAAGDCPFLPRDLVARLHEARERENAQLAVAASGDQSHPVIGLWRVALRDELRHALVVEDLRKIDRWTARYPLATVTWPAEPLDPFFNANTVEDIAEAERLAALDAAS